A window of Procambarus clarkii isolate CNS0578487 chromosome 9, FALCON_Pclarkii_2.0, whole genome shotgun sequence contains these coding sequences:
- the LOC123766045 gene encoding circumsporozoite protein-like, translated as MFSSSNLKECCILCQRAASSVPRAASLARASCSQPRPCLVQPASPVPRAASRGQPEVARARGQPEVARARGQPEVARARGQPEVARARGQPEAARARGQPEAARARGQPEAARARGQPEAARARGQPEAARARGQPEAARARGQPEAARARGQPEAARARGQPEAARARGQPEAARARGQPEAARARGQPEAARARGQPEAARARGQPEAARARGQPEAARARGQPEAARARGQPEAARARGQPEAARARGQPEAARARGQPEAARARGQPEAARARGQPEAARARGQPEAARARGQPEAARARGQPEAARARGQPEAARARGQPEAARARGQPEAARARGQPEAARARGQPRHFHFKRMAC; from the coding sequence ATGTTTTCCTCCAGCAATCTGAAGGAATGTTGTATTTTATGCCAACGTGCAGCCTCGTCCGTGCCTCGCGCAGCCAGCCTCGCCCGTGCCTCGTGCAGCCAGCCTCGCCCGTGCCTCGTGCAGCCAGCCTCGCCCGTGCCTCGTGCAGCCAGCCGGGGCCAGCCGGAAGTGGCGCGGGCCCGGGGCCAGCCGGAAGTGGCGCGGGCCCGGGGCCAGCCGGAAGTGGCGCGGGCCCGGGGCCAGCCGGAAGTGGCGCGGGCCCGGGGCCAGCCGGAAGCGGCGCGGGCCCGGGGCCAGCCGGAAGCGGCGCGGGCCCGGGGGCAGCCGGAAGCGGCGCGGGCCCGGGGGCAGCCGGAAGCGGCGCGGGCCCGGGGCCAGCCGGAAGCGGCGCGGGCCCGGGGCCAGCCGGAAGCGGCGCGGGCCCGGGGCCAGCCGGAAGCGGCGCGGGCCCGGGGCCAGCCGGAAGCGGCGCGGGCCCGGGGCCAGCCGGAAGCGGCGCGGGCCCGGGGCCAGCCGGAAGCGGCGCGGGCCCGGGGCCAGCCGGAAGCGGCGCGGGCCCGGGGCCAGCCGGAAGCGGCGCGGGCCCGGGGCCAGCCGGAAGCGGCGCGGGCCCGGGGCCAGCCGGAAGCGGCGCGGGCCCGGGGCCAGCCGGAAGCGGCGCGGGCCCGGGGCCAGCCGGAAGCGGCGCGGGCCCGGGGCCAGCCGGAAGCGGCGCGGGCCCGGGGCCAGCCGGAAGCGGCGCGGGCCCGGGGCCAGCCGGAAGCGGCGCGGGCCCGGGGCCAGCCGGAAGCGGCGCGGGCCCGGGGCCAGCCGGAAGCGGCGCGGGCCCGGGGCCAGCCGGAAGCGGCGCGGGCCCGGGGCCAGCCGGAAGCGGCGCGGGCCCGGGGCCAGCCGGAAGCGGCGCGGGCCCGGGGCCAGCCGGAAGCGGCGCGGGCCCGGGGCCAGCCGGAAGCGGCGCGGGCCCGGGGCCAGCCGGAAGCGGCGCGGGCCCGGGGCCAGCCGGAAGCGGCGCGGGCCCGGGGCCAGCCGGAAGCGGCGCGGGCCCGGGGCCAGCCACGCCACTTTCATTTTAAGAGAATGGCCTGCTAA